In Lysinibacillus sp. 2017, the DNA window AAGCTGCTGATGGTATGTGTCAAATTGTGCGCTATTAATTAAAAAGTCTTCACCATCAGGAATTGCTTTAATTCGACCTGCATAAATGTATTGAAGAATCTGATGCTCCGGCATGCCAATGTCACGAGCAGTTTGTTCGACTGATTTATACATAATGATGACCTCCCTTTAATCTGTACTACCTCTATTATAAAACGAATTGCGGAAAACTTCATCTCGATAAAGATTCTTTTGTATGCTAGCATAATATTATAAAATATGGTAATTACAGGGGTGCTGTAGTGTGAATATCTGGCCATACATATGT includes these proteins:
- a CDS encoding DNA-binding protein — translated: MYKSVEQTARDIGMPEHQILQYIYAGRIKAIPDGEDFLINSAQFDTYHQQLERIKEEIEIWRNTPIPEDMDVKDED